From the genome of Geothrix sp. 21YS21S-4, one region includes:
- the acpP gene encoding acyl carrier protein — protein sequence MADVRKKVIAIIAEQLAKPEDSISESSHFVDDLGADSLDTVEIIMAIEEAFSLEIPESEQEKIRTVGDAIAYIEKHAKA from the coding sequence ATGGCTGATGTACGTAAGAAGGTCATTGCGATCATTGCCGAGCAGCTGGCCAAGCCCGAGGATTCCATTTCCGAATCCAGCCACTTCGTGGACGACCTCGGCGCCGACAGCCTCGACACCGTCGAGATCATCATGGCCATCGAAGAGGCGTTCAGCCTCGAGATCCCCGAGAGCGAGCAGGAGAAGATCCGCACGGTGGGCGATGCGATCGCCTACATCGAGAAGCACGCGAAGGCCTGA
- the fabF gene encoding beta-ketoacyl-ACP synthase II, producing MTRTVQRRRVVITGMGTVNPCGLTVPETWDNLLAGKSGIGQIDRFDVSDFACKIAGQVKGFNPDLFIDKKEQKKMDIFIHYALGAAHEAWVDAGYDQIELTKAERELFGAYIGSGIGGLSTIWEEANGYRGPRRTSPFFIPSLIVNLASGQASIKYGLQGPNSAVATACATGAHAIGDAARLIAFGYADRMMAGGSDSVVNQLGVGGFAAMRALSTRNDEPERASRPFDVDRDGFVMGEGAGVVILEEYDLAKARGAKIYAEVVGYGMSGDANHITSPAPEGEGGQRVMRAAMKDAEIAPEQVGYINMHGTSTPVGDKLECMAIHKVFGEHTKTLKVSSTKSMHGHLLGAAGGLETIVAVMAVKTGKIPPTINVDHQDPECDLDVTANVAGTLDAEYVMNNGFGFGGTNACLVLRKAQ from the coding sequence ATGACCAGGACCGTCCAGCGCCGCCGCGTCGTCATCACCGGCATGGGAACCGTCAATCCCTGCGGTCTCACCGTGCCCGAGACCTGGGACAACCTTCTCGCCGGAAAGAGCGGGATCGGGCAGATCGACCGCTTCGATGTGTCCGATTTCGCCTGCAAGATCGCGGGCCAGGTGAAGGGTTTCAATCCCGATCTGTTCATCGACAAGAAGGAACAGAAGAAGATGGACATCTTCATCCACTACGCCCTGGGCGCGGCCCACGAAGCGTGGGTGGACGCGGGCTACGACCAGATCGAGCTGACCAAGGCCGAGCGCGAGTTGTTCGGGGCCTACATCGGCAGCGGAATCGGCGGCCTCAGCACCATCTGGGAGGAGGCCAACGGCTACCGCGGACCCCGCCGCACCAGCCCCTTCTTCATCCCCAGCCTCATCGTGAACCTGGCCAGCGGCCAGGCCAGCATCAAGTACGGCCTCCAGGGGCCCAACAGCGCCGTCGCCACGGCCTGCGCCACGGGCGCCCACGCCATCGGGGACGCGGCCCGCCTCATCGCCTTCGGCTACGCGGACCGCATGATGGCCGGCGGCAGCGATTCCGTGGTGAACCAGCTCGGCGTGGGCGGATTCGCCGCCATGCGCGCCCTCAGCACCCGCAACGACGAGCCCGAGCGCGCCTCGCGGCCCTTCGACGTGGATCGCGACGGGTTCGTGATGGGCGAAGGCGCCGGCGTCGTCATCCTGGAGGAATACGACCTCGCGAAGGCCCGCGGCGCCAAGATCTACGCCGAAGTGGTCGGATACGGCATGAGCGGCGACGCCAACCACATCACCAGCCCCGCGCCGGAGGGCGAAGGCGGCCAGCGGGTGATGCGCGCGGCCATGAAGGACGCGGAGATCGCCCCCGAGCAGGTGGGCTACATCAACATGCACGGCACCAGCACCCCCGTGGGCGACAAGCTGGAGTGCATGGCCATCCACAAGGTCTTCGGGGAGCACACCAAGACGCTCAAGGTGAGCAGCACCAAGTCCATGCACGGCCACCTCCTGGGCGCCGCGGGCGGGCTGGAGACCATCGTGGCCGTCATGGCCGTGAAGACCGGGAAGATCCCTCCCACCATCAACGTGGATCACCAGGATCCGGAATGCGACCTGGACGTCACCGCGAACGTCGCCGGCACGCTGGACGCCGAATATGTCATGAACAACGGCTTCGGCTTCGGCGGCACGAACGCCTGCCTGGTGTTGCGCAAGGCTCAGTAG
- the uvrB gene encoding excinuclease ABC subunit UvrB, whose translation MAKAIPFKLHAPYQPAGDQPEAIAQLVEGLKRGDRAQTLLGVTGSGKTYTMASTIARAGRPALIFAPNKTLAAQLFSEFKQFFPENAVEYFVSYYDYYQPEAYVPERDLFIDKDAKINEELEKLRLSATRCLLERRDTIVVASVSCIYGLGDPTSYLNLSVHLKAGQTIDRAMLLRDLVAIQYQRNHLSFEPGIFRVRGDVVEVYPAYEDVAYRIELWGDEVERLSKIDPLRGTVLEKLDELMIWPKTHYVTPEDKLKAAIRDIKAELEVRENELRAAGKIVELQRLHQRIIYDVEMMKEMGHCSGIENYSRFLDGRQPGQPPHTLLDYFPEDFVVFMDESHVATGQLHGMYNGDRSRKSTLVEYGFRLPSALDNRPLQFEEFESRVKQVVYVSATPGAYELQQSGGAFVEQVVRPTGLVDPIVEVRPVGTQVDDLLEEIRKVVARDERVLVTVLTKRLAEQLTAYYQELGIKAEYLHSEIDTLERVELLKNLRRGVFDVLVGINLLREGLDLPEVSLVAILDADKEGFLRNTRSLIQTIGRAARNVQGKAILYADVMTGSMEQAIGETERRRQKQLAHNAEHGITPETVKRNLDDVMGEALAREFINVPKEERAAEEPLLYLEDKAFEREVAKLEKRMKELASQMKFEDAAELRDRILRARRERLILAP comes from the coding sequence ATGGCCAAGGCGATCCCCTTCAAGCTCCACGCGCCCTACCAGCCCGCCGGCGACCAGCCGGAGGCCATCGCCCAGCTTGTGGAGGGGCTGAAGCGGGGGGATCGGGCCCAGACGCTGCTGGGCGTCACCGGGTCGGGCAAGACCTACACGATGGCCTCCACCATCGCGCGGGCGGGCCGTCCGGCGCTGATCTTCGCGCCCAACAAGACGCTGGCGGCGCAGCTGTTCAGCGAGTTCAAGCAGTTCTTCCCCGAGAACGCCGTCGAGTACTTCGTCAGCTACTACGACTACTACCAGCCCGAGGCCTACGTGCCCGAGCGGGACCTGTTCATCGACAAGGACGCCAAGATCAACGAGGAGCTGGAGAAGCTCCGCCTCAGCGCCACCCGCTGCCTGCTGGAGCGGCGGGACACCATCGTGGTGGCCTCCGTGAGCTGCATCTACGGCCTGGGCGATCCCACCTCGTACCTCAACCTGTCCGTCCACCTGAAGGCGGGCCAGACCATCGACCGGGCCATGCTGCTGCGCGACCTGGTGGCGATCCAGTACCAGCGCAACCACCTCAGCTTCGAGCCGGGAATCTTCCGCGTGCGGGGCGATGTGGTGGAGGTCTATCCGGCCTACGAGGACGTGGCCTACCGGATCGAGCTGTGGGGCGACGAGGTGGAGCGGCTGTCGAAGATCGATCCTCTGCGCGGGACAGTCCTTGAGAAGCTGGACGAACTGATGATCTGGCCCAAGACCCACTACGTGACGCCGGAGGACAAGCTCAAGGCCGCCATCCGCGACATCAAGGCCGAGCTGGAGGTCCGGGAGAACGAGCTTCGCGCCGCGGGGAAGATCGTCGAGCTCCAGCGGCTCCACCAGCGCATCATCTACGACGTGGAAATGATGAAGGAGATGGGGCACTGCAGCGGCATCGAGAACTACAGCCGCTTCCTGGACGGTCGCCAGCCCGGCCAGCCGCCCCACACGCTCCTCGACTACTTCCCCGAGGATTTCGTCGTCTTCATGGATGAGAGCCACGTGGCCACGGGCCAGCTCCACGGGATGTACAACGGCGACCGCTCCCGCAAGAGCACCCTGGTGGAGTACGGGTTCCGGCTTCCCTCCGCCCTGGACAACCGGCCCCTCCAGTTCGAGGAATTCGAGAGCCGCGTCAAGCAGGTGGTCTACGTGTCGGCTACGCCCGGCGCCTACGAGCTGCAGCAGAGCGGCGGGGCCTTCGTGGAGCAGGTGGTGCGGCCCACGGGGCTGGTGGATCCCATCGTGGAGGTGCGGCCCGTGGGCACCCAGGTGGATGATCTGCTCGAGGAGATCCGTAAGGTGGTGGCCCGGGACGAGCGCGTCCTGGTGACCGTGCTCACCAAGCGGCTGGCGGAGCAGCTCACCGCCTACTACCAGGAGCTGGGCATCAAGGCCGAGTACCTCCACAGCGAGATCGACACCCTGGAGCGGGTGGAACTGCTCAAGAACCTGCGGCGCGGCGTGTTCGACGTCCTCGTCGGGATCAACCTCCTGCGGGAGGGGCTGGACCTGCCGGAGGTGAGCCTGGTGGCGATCCTGGACGCGGACAAGGAGGGCTTCCTCCGCAACACCCGCAGCCTCATCCAGACCATCGGCCGCGCCGCCCGCAACGTCCAGGGCAAGGCCATCCTGTACGCCGACGTGATGACCGGCTCCATGGAGCAGGCCATCGGCGAAACCGAGCGTCGGCGCCAGAAGCAGCTGGCCCACAACGCGGAGCATGGGATCACGCCGGAGACGGTGAAGCGCAACCTGGACGACGTCATGGGCGAGGCCCTGGCGCGCGAATTCATCAACGTGCCCAAGGAGGAACGCGCCGCCGAGGAGCCGCTGCTCTACCTGGAGGACAAGGCCTTCGAACGCGAAGTGGCCAAGCTGGAGAAGCGCATGAAGGAACTGGCCTCCCAGATGAAGTTCGAAGATGCGGCGGAATTACGCGACAGGATCCTCCGTGCCCGGCGCGAACGATTGATTTTGGCCCCTTGA